A section of the Malania oleifera isolate guangnan ecotype guangnan chromosome 2, ASM2987363v1, whole genome shotgun sequence genome encodes:
- the LOC131148683 gene encoding uncharacterized protein LOC131148683, whose product MAAGVIVELQRNSPNWAKLVEDIVRLEKKIFPKHESLSSFFEEELRKKNSGLLYCEIDGELIGYVMHSRPSSLCTSITKLAVKENYRRQGHGEALLKAAIGICKSRKALCVSLHVDPSRIPALNLYKKLGFQVDNLIKNYYSSDRNAYKMFLNFDAE is encoded by the exons ATGGCGGCTGGGGTCATTGTGGAGCTTCAGAGAAACTCCCCTAACTGGGCAAAGCTAGTGGAAGACATAGTGAGGTTGGAGAAAAAGATCTTCCCTAAACACGAATCCCTATCTAGTTTCTTCGAGGAAGAACTGAGAAAGAAGAATTCTGGATTGCTTTACTGCGAGATTGATGGCGAACTTATAGGGTATGTCATGCACTCGCGACCCTCTTCCTTGTGCACTTCAATCACAAAACTCGCAG TGAAGGAGAATTATAGAAGGCAAGGCCATGGGGAAGCACTGTTGAAAGCAGCAATTGGTATATGCAAAAGTAGAAAAGCCCTCTGTGTATCTCTCCATGTTGATCCCTCAAGGATTCCTGCCTTGAATCTCTACAAAAAACTAGGTTTTCAGGTTGATAACCTGATAAAAAATTATTACTCTTCAGATAGAAATGCCTATAAAATGTTCTTGAATTTTGATGCTGAATAG